One region of Priestia megaterium genomic DNA includes:
- a CDS encoding excalibur calcium-binding domain-containing protein: MKKIFPIVLSFGLLTSVSFGMVSNVDAAAKSYKNCTELNKDYKGGVARAANVKNKGGKTKYKPYVSKALYDANTKLDRDKDYIACEK, translated from the coding sequence ATGAAAAAGATTTTTCCAATTGTTCTATCTTTCGGTTTATTAACAAGCGTATCTTTTGGCATGGTTTCAAACGTAGATGCGGCAGCTAAATCTTACAAAAACTGTACCGAATTAAACAAAGACTACAAAGGCGGCGTAGCTCGTGCGGCTAATGTAAAGAATAAAGGCGGCAAAACAAAGTACAAACCGTACGTATCAAAAGCACTGTATGATGCCAATACAAAGCTAGATCGAGATAAAGACTACATTGCCTGTGAAAAATAA